The stretch of DNA GAGAAAGGGGTGTTATTGAGAAACTTAGCCCGGGAGCGGAGCTTATCATGCTTGTACCCCCCAAGAAACCCCCCAGGAAGGGAGCCCCTCGCAGGGGGTCTTCCAGGGGGCGTAGGGGTTTCAAGAAGGGGAAAGCGAGAGGATAGTGGGAGAGTCAAGACGCCTATATAAACGGGCTAGGAAGCCAGGCTAAGGCCCTCCAGGCGGCGCCTCTGGCACACTTGATCAACCTCTGCCTGTGGAGGTGGCTGGTATGCATAGCTCGTGCGAGAACGTCATAGTCACGCCTGAGGGCGAGTGGGTCTGCCTTGATACGGGGGAGGTTTTGAGGGAGAGCAGTTTCGCGGAGTACATAGCAGTGTCCAGGCACTCTTCAACCCCTGAGACGGCGACTCCAGTCTCGTTCAAGACGCATGATATGAACATTGGAGCTAGGATGAGCGATTTCAGCTCTGCCAGAAACCCCTTGAGGAGGAGCTTGAGGACCTCGAAATACGCGACGAGCAGCATATCAAGGTCGGAGGTTCCGACTATAACTGCTTTGCAGAAGCTAAAGGAGATGGTGGAGATACTTAAGATTCCTACTAGTGTTCATGAGACGGCCGCCCTAATTCTGAGGAGCTATCTAGACTCTGTTTCCAGGAGGCCGGGTAGGGTGGAGCAGTATGTGGCAGCCTCTATAGCTAAGGCTGTTGAGATACACGGCATACCTATTAGCAGTGGTGAGATAGCTAAGGCTGCCGGCGTCGAGGTAGAGAGTGTTCAGAAGGCTATACTACAGATGTCCCAGACTGACGTCGTCAAGAGTCTTGTCAGGAAGTCGATTGCAAAGGCCCGCTTCCGGGGTTACTCAACAAAGATGAGGAGGATAGAAGAGTTTATAAACAGGCTAGTTACGAACCTAGGCTTAGACCCTGAGGTTAAGAGGATAGCGCTGGAGTTTGTAAAGGTCTCTCTCAAGGCGGGTAGCGGAGCGTCTATCAAAACCTTCCACGGTAAAAAGTCGGCGGCGCTGGCGGCGGCTGCAGTATACTTGGCCGCCAGACTGCTTAACTATGATGTAAGCCAGAAGAAGATCGCGAGTATTCTGGAGCTTAAAGAATCCAATATAAGGAAGCACTATAGATTTTTAATAGATAATGTCGCTATAATAGTCTATGTATAATGTGTTTTTAACCAGGGTTGTAATGGGAGGCTCGAGTTTTCCTCCCGCTCCCACTTTACAGCCCAGCCTGTTTTAAGACTCTCGGCTAAACATGCTTCGGTCTAGTAGGTGGGCACCTGTGGCTGTTACTGTTGCCGTGGGCACAAGTAACCCCATCAAGTATCGTGCTGTTCTAAGGGCTTTCTCGAGGTATTATGATGTTAGGGTTGTGATGGTCAGCGTCGACAGTGGTGTTGGGCCTCAGCCCTCGGGAGTAGCAGACGTTGTGGGGGGTGCTCTCGCCAGGGCTGTGAGAGCTGTTGAGAAGGCTGACTCATATTTTGGCGTAGGAGTCGAGGCTGGCCCTATAGAGTTCCCCGCCTCAGGCGGCTATGTGGAGACTCAGGTGGCGGCTATCGTGGATAGGGACTGCCGCGCAACAATAGGGATGAGCCCCTCCTTCGAGGTGGATAGAAGGGTGCTTGCTTTAATGCTGGATGGCGTCGAGATGGAGAAGGCTGTGGGTGTGGAAAGGCATGGAGGCCTAGGCGAGTCTGTGGGTTTTGTGGGCGTGGCAACATCGGGTGCTGTAACGAGGCAGGACCTCACGGAGCATGCTGTGATAATGGCCCTTATACCCAGGCTAATGGGTTACGGGAGCATAGCTACCGTTGAAGAGATAGCAGCTCAGGCCGGGGCAAGCGTGGAGTGCAGGAGCACTAGAGCTATATAAGGCTCCTTTACGAGTCCACCCAATACCAGGGTGAATGGCGGGTGGGCATCTACCAGTGGCGTGACAAGAAGAAGCCCTCCGGGGGCAAAAGGCGCTACTACTATAAAGTAAAGCGAAAGTACGCGGCTGGCAGGCCCCCAACATACACAACACTATCCGCAGCTGAGGAAGAGGAGAGGAAACCGGTTAGAGCCAGAGGGGGCAGCTATAAGATTAAGGCTAAAAAGGTCGCGTTCGCCGTAGTATCAAACCCAAAGACTGGAGAAGCAAGAAAAGCCAGGATACTCAGGATAGTAGAGACGCCTGCACACAGGGAATACGCGCGAAGAGGAATAATAGTGAAAGGAGCGGTGATAGACACAACACTAGGAAGAGCTGTAGTAACCTCAAGACCGGGACAGGAAGGTGTAGTCAACGCGGTGCTACTGGAGGAGCAGGGACAAAAACAGTAGCGGTAGCAAAAGGGGGAAAGGGAGCTAGCACTTATGGAGATAGACAAATCGATGCCAAGCCTGCTACTCGGCTATATAGAATATGCTCAAAACTTTCTATATCACTTAGACACCCTATTCCTAATATCTAGCAATAGCGAATGGCGTTAGTCTAGAAGGTACTTTGAATACCTAGATTAGGAGCTAAACTGCGGTCATTTAACATTCCCGCACATAGTAGCCTGTACCCACGGTGGACGGAGGTAGACTAGGCTTTATAGTTTTCAAGTAGCCTAGACTATGAGACTATATAAAACATGCGTGTTGAACCGTAGCTTCTCTGGTTTGAGTGCAAACATTTTCGGCTGTCTAGAACTCTCATGTTTTGCAGAAATAGCTGTGCTCTGTTACTCGTTAGTCGTAGAAGCCGTATATTAGTTTCAGCTCCTCCAGGGTCAGGGGCTCGCCCTTTTCCATCTTCTTCTTAATTTCTTCTCTCCTCTTCTCTACCTCGCTAAGCTCCATGCCCCTCGCCATTGCTATCCTTATGTCCTTTAGCCTAGTCATCACTTCCCTGTACTTAGCATAGAGGTTGTCTATCTCTTTAGACAATTCATCTATTCTGGTGCTCCTCTTCTCTATCTCCTCGCTAAGCTTCTTTATCCTCTCGTTATACTCTTCTATCTTGCTGCTCAGCGTTGCCAGCTCCTCCTTTACCGAGCCGGCCTGCTGCCTCAGCTCATCTATCCTCTGGTTAAGGTCTTTAAGCTTGATAACCAGTGCCTTTACTTCGGCCTGAAGCTCCATAGTAGAGAGGGCCTGTTCTTTAGCCTTTCTAACTCTCTCTATAAGCTCCTCCAGCCTTGATATCTCCTCTACTAGCCTCTTCTCCTCTTCAGGTCTTAGGACCCTCGTCATCTGCATCATTTCAAGCTCCTGAAGCCTCCTCTGCAGCCTCTTGAGGCTTATCTTGGCCAGCCTACCGCCCTCCTTCTCGAGAAGACCTCGGAGCACTCTCAGCTGGTCCCTCTTTATAACGAGCTCATCTCTAGTCTTCTTCCTCTCCTCCTTAAGCTGTGCAAGCTCGTCTAGTATCTTTTTCCTCTCTTCCCTGAGGCTGCGGAGCTTCTCGACATACTCCCTCTTCTCCCTAGATGCTTTCCGCCTTTCCTCCCTTAGCGCTTTCACCTCGTTGATAAGCTTCCGCCTCTCCTCTTTCAGCCTTACAATCTCCTCCTTCAGCTCTTCAATAGTCTTGAGTAGCTCTTCCTCCTCTTTCTTAAACTCGGCTATACTTCTACCTTGCACTAATGCATCACCTGGCCTTGATATCCAACCCTGGAACCTATGGGCCAGGCTTAGGCCCGGTGTTCACTAACCTGGGCTCCAATGGTTAAAAGCTTAATTTTAAGTAGATGAAGTTTCACTGGCCTGTGATATCATATATTTTGTAGTCGTCGCCGCCAGCTAGTATCTGCTGAGCTTTGGCGGCGAGGAGCGTCACCGTCTCTGGCTCGAGAACCGAGGCCTGTAGGACTTCGCCTATAAATCCTGTTGTCTCTATAGCTCTGGCTAGCTCCTCTGCCAGGGCTTTGCCAGCCCCTTCATAAGTCTTATCCTTTTCCAGCAGGAACTCTAGGAAGCCGGGCTCTCCGAGCCTGGGTATAACCTCCTCTCTAACCTCGGGCAATAGCATGTCAGCCTTCGAAACAGCGTTAACCTGGGGCAGACCCAGCCTTACAGCCACACTGCTGGCGAGTAGAAGGGCTGAGACTAGGCTTATAGCGTTGTCGATGAATATCGAGTCTATGAGGAATATATTTACACCGTTGTAATCACCCATAATGCCTCTGAGGACCAGAGGACCTCCGACTCTATACGCAAAGAGCTCCAGCTGACCAGGCGTATCGACTACCACATAATCTGGGGAGTAATAATCTATCTCCTCCCTAATATCCAGAACATGGTTTATCAGCGAGTCAACAGCCGCCACAAGAGCCCCATTAGGCCCGAGACCCTTATCCATGAGCTCCGCGACAGAGACGTAATCCCGAGCGTCTACGGAAGGATCGTAGGGAAGCTTCTCTGCAGCGGGGTCAAGGTTAAGAGTAGCTACATTAGCGCCGAGAGACGTTATCCTATCAGCCAAGGCACCGACTAGACTGCTCTTACCAGCGCCAGCAGTGCCAGTAACTATTATATATCCTATCAAACCTTCCTCTCCATCTAAAAACATGATCGTAAAGAGAGGCTATTACCTAAAATAGGGTTCAATACGCTGGCAGCTCTACTTCTCTGTTTTGGAGTTGTAATGGCAGTTGAGGGAGTACAGCGCCCTTTAAAATAGTTCGGCATGAGCTTTCTACAACGCGTATCTCAATGAAGGAAGCTTTATTAAAGTAGGCCGGGAGTGACCCGCCCCGTGCACATTTATCCCCGAGCCCCGGGGTCTATTCGCACGGGACCGGGGTACACTCATTAGAATCTTCTAGCTCAGGCGGGTTTAAATACGTTGATTTCTGACCAGCGGTCATATGCTATTTACGTGACTACAGATGCACTAGCTATAGGAGTTAAAGATTTTACCTAAAAATTCCTTCTATACATTAAATCAATATATGGCAGTTACCACGCGATGACCAAGCGTTCCAGCACCGACTCGAACCCGGGGAGGATGATGTAAACTTCCGCCCCTGGGGAGCGTGGTGGAGATGAAGCGAAGACACGCCTCTCAGGCGTCTTGCTCATCTGGTAGGCTTTACAGTGGAGGGGCAGAAACGTTTAGTTGTAAGCTTCCTGTACTAGATTCTGTCTTTTTGACTCTTGGATGGGTTTATACTATCTGTCTGCCCTGGAAAGCTGTTTAATGGCCACATGGCGGTGGGGGCATTGCTCCAAGCCCTGCAGGGCTTGCTTGTAGATGGGAGCCCCGGTGCCGTTGGGCTCGACCGCCGCTCGTAACCCCACACATGCTATACATTGCACCCAAGCCCCTGTGGTCGAGAAGGGAACCAATGAAAACTATTTAAAGATATAAAGCGATACTGTGGGAGGAAGTGGGATGAAGAGCCAACACCTAGAGTGAAGGGCCCTCTGGATGGGGGTGCCGATGTACGGTTCCCTGCGGCTGGACCTTCTTCTAATTTGTTTCACGGCTAAGGTGGCTTGGATCTCTTGTTTGGCCGCTGTATGGCTTCTATGCTTCCTCTCTATACAGATTGTCTTGTTGAGAAAACTCGGTGCTAATACGAATGCTGTTTTAAACTATAAAATACTGTCTTCGAGACTTGAGCCTTACAGTAGGGTATGAACCAAGTATTAAGGATGTAGGAGGAGTTTTGGAATCGGGGGAGGATCCGGGAGTTGTCTATGGACGTTATCCCTACAGAGGCGATTTGGTGGAGACTGTTCCTCCTGTTCACAGCGGTGGGTGTATTAGCTGCAGGCACTGTCACAGCGTTCTTCATCTACAGCCTATTCAAGTATAGAAGCAGCGGTCAGGCGTTGGGAGAGGATCAGGGTACTGCGGGGAGGATTTACAGGATCATGGTTGAAAGCCCCGTTTCCGGAAAGTCAAAGTATCTTCTCTTTGTAACTGGGATAATAGTTATGGGACTAATTGTAGCCACGATAGATGAAACACTTTATCTCGAGAAAAGCCCTCCCGTAGAAGACGCTCTTGTAGTTATGGTAATTGGGTTCCAGTTTGGATGGCAATTCGAGTATTCAGTGGGAGGCGAGACTGTCACCACTCTAAACTACCTGGTAGTCCCCTCAGACACCCTCATAGAGTTTAGGGTGACGAGTCGAGACGTGTTCCATGCGTTTGGCATACCAGAGTTTAAAAATAAGATTGACGCCATACCGGGTATTCTGAACAGCATGTGGATAAAAACCCCTGACGAGCCGGGGAAGGTGTATAACGCCTACTGTTACGAGTTGTGTGGCATAGGCCACAGCCTCATGGTTGGGAAGGTTATAGTAGTCGATAAGGAGGAGTTCTATAATGCTTATAATTCGGGTCCAGACGTGTTTAGCGAGTATGTGAATAATGTAATATCGAAATATAAGTGAGGGGTGATGTGTATGGTGTCTAGGCTTAGGGGCTTCTTAGCCTGGGTATATAGGTGGATTACCACGACTGATCACAAGGATATAGGGCTTCTCTATCTTGTGACCAGCATAGCCTTCCTACTGATAGCAGGCAGTCTAGCACTCTTGTTCAGGGTTCAGCTTGCCATACCGAAGTCTAACTTCCTAACGGGGGATGCCTATTATGAGGCAGTGACGGTCCACGGGTTGATAATGCTTCTCTGGTTCGCATCGCCGTTCGCCTTCGGCCTTGCAAACTATATAGTGCCGCTGCAAATCGGAGCTAGGGATCTAGCGTTCCCAAGGCTTAATGCCCTAAGCTACTGGCTCTACCTGCTCAGCGGTCTCGTGCTTCTCGCCAGCTTCTTCACCGAGTCGGGAGCGCCCAATGTTGGATGGACGCTCTACGCCCCTCTAACAGCCAGGATATACACGCCGGGAATAGGGTTGGATCTCGCCGCCCTTGCTATTTTCCTCTTTT from Aeropyrum pernix K1 encodes:
- a CDS encoding 30S ribosomal protein S8e, translating into MGIYQWRDKKKPSGGKRRYYYKVKRKYAAGRPPTYTTLSAAEEEERKPVRARGGSYKIKAKKVAFAVVSNPKTGEARKARILRIVETPAHREYARRGIIVKGAVIDTTLGRAVVTSRPGQEGVVNAVLLEEQGQKQ
- a CDS encoding DUF84 family protein, yielding MAVTVAVGTSNPIKYRAVLRAFSRYYDVRVVMVSVDSGVGPQPSGVADVVGGALARAVRAVEKADSYFGVGVEAGPIEFPASGGYVETQVAAIVDRDCRATIGMSPSFEVDRRVLALMLDGVEMEKAVGVERHGGLGESVGFVGVATSGAVTRQDLTEHAVIMALIPRLMGYGSIATVEEIAAQAGASVECRSTRAI
- a CDS encoding transcription initiation factor IIB family protein, coding for MHSSCENVIVTPEGEWVCLDTGEVLRESSFAEYIAVSRHSSTPETATPVSFKTHDMNIGARMSDFSSARNPLRRSLRTSKYATSSISRSEVPTITALQKLKEMVEILKIPTSVHETAALILRSYLDSVSRRPGRVEQYVAASIAKAVEIHGIPISSGEIAKAAGVEVESVQKAILQMSQTDVVKSLVRKSIAKARFRGYSTKMRRIEEFINRLVTNLGLDPEVKRIALEFVKVSLKAGSGASIKTFHGKKSAALAAAAVYLAARLLNYDVSQKKIASILELKESNIRKHYRFLIDNVAIIVYV
- a CDS encoding ATP/GTP-binding protein, with the translated sequence MIGYIIVTGTAGAGKSSLVGALADRITSLGANVATLNLDPAAEKLPYDPSVDARDYVSVAELMDKGLGPNGALVAAVDSLINHVLDIREEIDYYSPDYVVVDTPGQLELFAYRVGGPLVLRGIMGDYNGVNIFLIDSIFIDNAISLVSALLLASSVAVRLGLPQVNAVSKADMLLPEVREEVIPRLGEPGFLEFLLEKDKTYEGAGKALAEELARAIETTGFIGEVLQASVLEPETVTLLAAKAQQILAGGDDYKIYDITGQ
- the coxB gene encoding cytochrome c oxidase subunit II — encoded protein: MDVIPTEAIWWRLFLLFTAVGVLAAGTVTAFFIYSLFKYRSSGQALGEDQGTAGRIYRIMVESPVSGKSKYLLFVTGIIVMGLIVATIDETLYLEKSPPVEDALVVMVIGFQFGWQFEYSVGGETVTTLNYLVVPSDTLIEFRVTSRDVFHAFGIPEFKNKIDAIPGILNSMWIKTPDEPGKVYNAYCYELCGIGHSLMVGKVIVVDKEEFYNAYNSGPDVFSEYVNNVISKYK
- a CDS encoding coiled-coil protein, producing the protein MQGRSIAEFKKEEEELLKTIEELKEEIVRLKEERRKLINEVKALREERRKASREKREYVEKLRSLREERKKILDELAQLKEERKKTRDELVIKRDQLRVLRGLLEKEGGRLAKISLKRLQRRLQELEMMQMTRVLRPEEEKRLVEEISRLEELIERVRKAKEQALSTMELQAEVKALVIKLKDLNQRIDELRQQAGSVKEELATLSSKIEEYNERIKKLSEEIEKRSTRIDELSKEIDNLYAKYREVMTRLKDIRIAMARGMELSEVEKRREEIKKKMEKGEPLTLEELKLIYGFYD